DNA sequence from the Fuscovulum ytuae genome:
TGATGTCGGAGGACCACGCACGGTAGCCTTTTTCGAGGCGGAGGGATTCCAGCGCGCGATAGCCGACGGGGCGGACATTGGCCCCGCCTGCCGCCATCAGCGCGTCGAAGACGGCTCCGGTATGCGCGAGGGGGATGTGCAGTTCCCAGCCGAGTTCACCGACATAGGTCACGCGCAGGGCGCGGACTTTTGCGCCGGCGATGGCGATTTCGCGGGCATGGCCGAAGGGGAAGGCTGCGTTGGACACATCGGCATCTGTCACCTTGGCCAGCACCTCGCGCGCCATGGGGCCCATGAGGGAGAGGGTTCCCCAGTCTTCGGTCACATCCGTCACGGTGCAGCCGGTGCCGGGCAGGTGATCGGCGATCCAGGCAAGGTCATGGGTGCGGAAGCCTGTGCCGGTGACGATGTAGAAGTGGTCGTCCGAGAGGCGGGCGACGGTGAGGTCGGCCTCGATCCCGCCGCGGGTGTTGAGAAGCTGGGTATAGGTCAGGCGGCCCACATCGCGGGCGACGCGGTTGGCGCAGATCCATTCCAGCGCCTCGGCGGCCTTAGGGCCGGAAAGTTCGTATTTGGCGAAGGAGGATTGGTCGAAGATACCCACCTTTTCGCGGACATGGGTGTGTTCCTGCCCCACCGGAGCGAACCAGTTCTGACGACCCATGGAATAGTGATCGCGCGCCTCCATGCCTTCGGGCGCGAACCAATTGGGGCGTTCCCAGCCGAGTTTTGATCCGAAGACGGCGCGGTGATCCTTGAGGCGTCGGTAGAGGGGCGAGGTGATGCGGGGGCGGCCGCTTTCATATTCCTCATGCGGGAAGCCGATGGTGTAGTGTTTTCCATAAGCCTCCATCGTGCGGTCAAAGACCCACCCGCGGTCGCGGTGCAGTCCAGAGAAACGTCGAATATCGACGACCCAGAGGTCGAGCGGGGCCTCATCCCGCATGACCCATTCGGCAAGGACCCAGCCCGCGCCACCACCAGAGGCGATGCCAAAAGCGTTGAAGCCAGCGCCGACATACATATTGGCGCATTCTGGGGCGGGGCCGAGGATGAAATTGCCGTCGGGGGTGAAACTTTCCGCGCCGTTGATCATCTGCTTGACGCCGGTCTGTTCAAGAGCGGGCACGCGGGCGATGGCCTGTTCCAGATGCTGGGCGAAATGGTCGTAATCATCGTCAAACAGACGGAATTCCCAATTCTTGGGGATGTCGCCCGTGACCCAGCCCTGGGGGTTGGGTTCATAGCCGCCCATCACCAGACCGCCCACCTCTTCCTTGAAGTAGGTGCGGCGGTCGGGGTCGCGCAGGGTGGGGGCGTCGGGGGAGAGACCGTCGATCTTCTCGGTGATGATATACTGGTGTTTGACGGGTTGCAGGGGCACGTTGATCCCTACCATTGCCCCGATCTCGCGCGCCCACATACCGCCGCAGTTGACCA
Encoded proteins:
- a CDS encoding GcvT family protein, with amino-acid sequence MTLPTHAQIVVIGGGIIGCSTAYHLARDHKADVVLLEQGQITSGSTWHAAGLVGQLRASASITRVLKYSVELYKGLAAETGLDTGWKMTGCLRLATNADRWTEYRRLATTARSFGMEMHLLSPDEVKRMWPLMDTSDLVGASWLPTDGQASPSDITQSLAKGARMHGAKLHEGVTVTGFAMDGRRITAVHTTQGTITCEKVVNCGGMWAREIGAMVGINVPLQPVKHQYIITEKIDGLSPDAPTLRDPDRRTYFKEEVGGLVMGGYEPNPQGWVTGDIPKNWEFRLFDDDYDHFAQHLEQAIARVPALEQTGVKQMINGAESFTPDGNFILGPAPECANMYVGAGFNAFGIASGGGAGWVLAEWVMRDEAPLDLWVVDIRRFSGLHRDRGWVFDRTMEAYGKHYTIGFPHEEYESGRPRITSPLYRRLKDHRAVFGSKLGWERPNWFAPEGMEARDHYSMGRQNWFAPVGQEHTHVREKVGIFDQSSFAKYELSGPKAAEALEWICANRVARDVGRLTYTQLLNTRGGIEADLTVARLSDDHFYIVTGTGFRTHDLAWIADHLPGTGCTVTDVTEDWGTLSLMGPMAREVLAKVTDADVSNAAFPFGHAREIAIAGAKVRALRVTYVGELGWELHIPLAHTGAVFDALMAAGGANVRPVGYRALESLRLEKGYRAWSSDITPNDTPFEAGLGWAVKMKSNTPFLGRAALEVAQTRPLTKRFAGFTLDAPNAVLVGRETILRNDQPVGYLTSGGYGYTVCKSIGYGYIRNADGVTDDWLTTGRYDLVVAGDTLPAQLALGPLVDPEGRRVKG